The following nucleotide sequence is from Halorussus caseinilyticus.
GAAATCGCGGCGTCGTCAACGGCGAATCGGGCGTCGGAATCGGTCGGTTCCGGACCGTCCGAACCGACTCGCCGAACGGGTTCGCGGTCGAACCGAACTTCGAGAACCTCGGTTCGGGGTCGTACACGTTCGAGGTGTACGACCGCGGCGACCGCGTCGGGAGAGTCGAAGAGGCGACCGACCCGTCGTACATCCCCGACCGTGACGTGGAGTTCGAAATCAAAATCGTCGTCATCTGGACCGACGCCGGGCCTATCATCAAAATCGTCATCGTGGGCATCGAAGACCCGATAATCGGTCCGCGGATGGACGAGTACGTCGGCGACGAAATCCGAATCCGACCCGAGAACCTCGATGCGGTGCCCGATGCCGCGACCGGTCTCGACGTGGTCGGTGTGGGCCGAGAACAGTTCACCATCGACGACGAAGCGGTCCACGCTGTCGGTCGTCCCCACCGCCGACTCGGGAACGCGCGCTTCGACCCGGTAAACCTCGGGTCGTCGCTCGGCGTCGGAAACGTCGGGTCGTCCGGCGAGGACGGATTCGGCATCGACCTCGACGGCGTGCAGTCGTTCGAATTCGAGTACCGCGACCTCGACCTGACCGTCGAAGGCGCGGTTCTCGAAGGCTACTACTTCGGGCCGTACGGCGGGTGGCCCATCGGCCCGCCGCCGGTCGCGTCACTGACGAACGTCGGCGGCGAACTCGAAATCCGGGCCGACTTCACGGAAGTCGGGAGCGAGGCCGTTCACGCCCGCGTATTCGAGGGCAACGACATCGTCGGCGAGACCACCCTCGAAGCGGGCGTCGTCGGCACCATGCCCGCCGAGTTCGTGGACGGATGGTGCGGGTCCGACGGCGACCCGCCGGGCATCGAGTTCCGACCCGGAGACGGCGGCGACCCGGTTCCGCTTCCGTTCGCATTCGCCGACGGCACCGAACTCGAAGGCGACCGACTCCGCCTGAGTCCCGTGAACCCGACCGAGGACCTCTCGGGACTGTCGGAGTTCGGCGCGAGAGTGGCGAACGTCGAACCGTTCGGTATCGTGAACGAGACGCTCTGAACCCGGAACGAACCGGGGTCGGACTTTTTTGTCGTCGGTAGGTTAAATTCTCCTATGGAGAGATTTATAAAACTTCGCGTGAGTGATTAACACATGAGTACGAAGGAGGCACCGGGGAGCGGCAGTCGCCTCGACGAGTGGCTTGGAGAGAACTTCGACCAGCTCCTGCCGTGGAAACGACGTGCAGAAGCGTTCTACTACGAGAAGCGCGCACAGAGCGCCGAGAACAGCGGCGACTACGAGACGGCGGTAGAGTACTACGACCGGGCGGTCAGCGTCCGGGGTCGCCTCGGCGAACGGGAGAAGTCCGTGGACCTCGGACTGCGACTGGCGAGGGCGGCCCGCCAGAGCGGGGACCTCGGGACCGCCCGCAAGCACTACGAGCGCGTGGTCGAACTCCACGCCCGTCAAGAGGACGCGAACGGGGCGCTCGACGCTTTGGAGCCACTGCTCGACATCCTCCAAGAGGACGGTAACGACGCCGAAATCGCCCAGTGGTGGGGCCACGCCCTCATGATTCTCGGAAAGGCCGAACCGGGCGAAGTTTCGGAAAAGCGCCGGAACGACCTCATCCAGCGCTACGCCGACGAGATTCACAGCGAGGACAGCGCGGGCCGCCTCTACGGGTTCGCGCTCAACCGGTTGTTGGCCGACGAAGACGAGTCGGGCGCGGAACTGCTCGACGCGACGTGGGAGCGCCGGGATGTCGTCCGCGAACAGGTCGGTCAGTTCCGGGTCGTCCTCGCGGCGGGCGTCGGAAGGGTCGCCCACGCCGAAATCGCCGGTCGGGACGTGGACCGCGAGGAGACGCTGGCGTTCGTCGCCGACCACCGACAGCGACTCTCGGACGCCGCGACTGCGCTGTTCGAGTACCTCTACGACGGCGAGACCGACACCGACCCCGACGACCTGCGGTCCGGCATCGGACCGCAGAACGAGGCGGAACTCCGCGACGTGGAAGCCGAGGTGTTCGGCCGATTCCTCGCGGAACTGGACTGACTGTCGAGACGGGTCCTTTTTTTTCGACTCCCACGCTCCCCGAGCAATCGCGCCCGAACGCCGCCGACGCCTCGAAATTTCGACCGGAAGGACGCCTACGCCGAGTCGAACCTTTAGGTACTCCACCGTCATCGGTACGCACGCATGGAAGTCGTACCAAAAGACGCGGAAGAATCGACCGAGGCAGTGGCGGGCGTCCACCTCTCGCTACTCGCCGGTGCAGACGAGATGAACGTCCAGCACTTCCTGATAGAACCCGGCGCGGAGGTGCCCGAACACGACCACGAGAACGAGCAGACCGGCTACATCACCAACGGGACGCTGACGTTCGTCGTGGACGGCGAGGAAATCGACGTGAGCGCGGGCGACTCCTACGCCATCCCCGCCGACGAACCCCACGCCGCCGAGAACCGCGGCGACGTGCCGGTAGAGGGCGTGGACGTGTTCAGTCCGCCGCGGGAGAACCCCGACTGGAAGGACTGACGGCCCGAGAGACGGCGCGGAGACGGGCGACTCGTCGTGACGGTCGCGTCGGGACCGAGCGGTACGACGGAAGCGGACGCGCGGGTGGCGAACGAGCGGGGCTACTTCTGGGAGGCTTAGAGAAAGCTACGTAATCGTAAAAGAAATCTATAGAAGTGGAAAAGAAAGAATTTCAGTGTCTCGGCGACCCGCCAGTCGCGCGAGTCCGAACATTCACGTACGAAAAAGCCCGACCGATGAGTATGTACGCCGTCGTGGGGTGTAGCGACTGTCAGGCGCTCAAAATCGTGGAGGGTCGTCCCGAGACCACCCAGTGTCCCCGGTGTGGCAAGCGCCGGAAGTTCGAGAAGTTGCGGACGTTCGTGGAGACCGACGACGAGGACCACGCCCGCGAGGTCCGGTCGTCGATGCTCGCCAACCGGCAGGACGAGGGCGAGGCGTTCGCGGAACTCGACTCGTTCGCCGAGATGGAGTCACAGGTCGAGGACGTGGGCGTCTCCGACGAGGAGTATCTGGAGGCGTCGGGCATCGACGCCGAGGAAGTCGCCGCGGCCGCCAACCGCGTGGAGAACCGGTCGGCCAGCACGCGGGGCACCTCCCGGAAGGACACCGTGCTGGCGGCCCTGCGGGAACTCGACCGGCCGACCGAGGACGAGGTGATTTCGTTCGCGGACGAGCGCGGCGTCCCGGCCGAGTACGTCCGCGAGGCGCTGGAAAAACTGGCGCGGCGCGGCGAGGTCAGCGAGAGTCGCGGCCGGTATCGGTTGCTCTGAGCGTCCGAAAAGACGACTCGT
It contains:
- a CDS encoding tetratricopeptide repeat protein, which produces MSTKEAPGSGSRLDEWLGENFDQLLPWKRRAEAFYYEKRAQSAENSGDYETAVEYYDRAVSVRGRLGEREKSVDLGLRLARAARQSGDLGTARKHYERVVELHARQEDANGALDALEPLLDILQEDGNDAEIAQWWGHALMILGKAEPGEVSEKRRNDLIQRYADEIHSEDSAGRLYGFALNRLLADEDESGAELLDATWERRDVVREQVGQFRVVLAAGVGRVAHAEIAGRDVDREETLAFVADHRQRLSDAATALFEYLYDGETDTDPDDLRSGIGPQNEAELRDVEAEVFGRFLAELD
- a CDS encoding cupin domain-containing protein, which produces MEVVPKDAEESTEAVAGVHLSLLAGADEMNVQHFLIEPGAEVPEHDHENEQTGYITNGTLTFVVDGEEIDVSAGDSYAIPADEPHAAENRGDVPVEGVDVFSPPRENPDWKD
- a CDS encoding DUF5817 domain-containing protein, whose amino-acid sequence is MYAVVGCSDCQALKIVEGRPETTQCPRCGKRRKFEKLRTFVETDDEDHAREVRSSMLANRQDEGEAFAELDSFAEMESQVEDVGVSDEEYLEASGIDAEEVAAAANRVENRSASTRGTSRKDTVLAALRELDRPTEDEVISFADERGVPAEYVREALEKLARRGEVSESRGRYRLL